A single genomic interval of Nocardioides nitrophenolicus harbors:
- a CDS encoding NAD(P)/FAD-dependent oxidoreductase, which yields MEHPSYDAAIIGAGVVGCSIAHALARAGYRVCVLDRAGAVGSGSTSASSANIRFNYSTWEGVAIAWESLAMWEDWERHLGVVDEAGLARFVRTGGVVLDSPDQDTGRVLDLFDRVGVPYERWDAATLRSRLPVLDPGRHYPPKQVGDPGFWEDPEGELGGYWVPDSGFVDDPALAAHNLMAAARAHGADLRLNTSVTAIRRDGGAVTGVEVAGGVTIPARIVVNAAGPHSAVVNALAGALDDFTVGTRPMRQEVHQVPAPAGFGGDRLVPLVGDLDLGTYFRGTPNGELLIGGTEPACDPMQWLDDPDDYRTGATKGVFDAQVLRTARRVPTLAVPNAPRGIAGVYDVADDWIPIYDKTSLGGYYVAIGTSGNQFKNAPIVGDLLAAIIGAGESGRDHDTDPVRLTLPRTGHTVDLAHYSRRRPVDRDGSRGVMG from the coding sequence ATGGAACACCCCTCGTACGACGCTGCCATCATCGGGGCCGGCGTCGTCGGCTGCTCGATCGCCCATGCGCTCGCTCGCGCCGGCTACCGCGTCTGCGTCCTCGACCGCGCCGGTGCCGTGGGCAGCGGATCCACCAGCGCCTCCTCGGCCAACATCCGGTTCAACTACTCCACCTGGGAGGGCGTCGCCATCGCGTGGGAGTCGCTCGCGATGTGGGAGGACTGGGAGCGCCATCTCGGGGTGGTCGACGAGGCGGGCCTGGCCCGGTTCGTCAGGACGGGCGGGGTGGTGCTGGACTCGCCCGACCAGGACACGGGACGGGTCCTCGACCTGTTCGACCGGGTGGGGGTGCCGTACGAGCGGTGGGACGCGGCCACGCTGCGCTCCCGACTGCCGGTGCTCGACCCCGGCCGCCACTATCCGCCCAAGCAGGTCGGCGACCCGGGCTTCTGGGAGGACCCGGAGGGCGAGCTGGGCGGCTACTGGGTGCCCGACAGCGGGTTCGTCGACGACCCGGCGCTGGCGGCGCACAACCTGATGGCCGCCGCGCGCGCCCACGGCGCGGACTTGCGGCTCAACACGTCCGTCACCGCGATCCGGCGCGACGGCGGAGCCGTCACGGGGGTCGAGGTCGCGGGTGGCGTGACGATCCCGGCCCGGATCGTGGTCAACGCGGCCGGCCCGCACTCCGCGGTGGTCAACGCGCTCGCCGGGGCGCTGGACGACTTCACCGTCGGCACCCGGCCGATGCGCCAGGAGGTGCACCAGGTGCCCGCCCCCGCGGGCTTCGGCGGTGACCGGCTGGTTCCTCTCGTCGGCGACCTCGACCTCGGCACCTACTTCCGGGGCACCCCGAACGGCGAGCTGCTCATCGGCGGCACCGAGCCGGCGTGCGATCCGATGCAGTGGCTCGACGACCCGGACGACTATCGGACCGGCGCGACCAAGGGCGTGTTCGACGCGCAGGTGCTCCGCACGGCCCGCCGGGTCCCCACGCTGGCGGTGCCGAACGCGCCGCGCGGCATCGCCGGGGTCTACGACGTCGCCGACGACTGGATCCCGATCTACGACAAGACCTCGCTGGGTGGCTACTACGTCGCCATCGGCACGAGCGGGAACCAGTTCAAGAACGCCCCGATCGTGGGCGACCTGCTCGCCGCGATCATCGGCGCCGGCGAGAGCGGCCGGGACCACGACACCGACCCGGTCCGGCTGACCCTGCCGCGCACCGGTCACACCGTCGACCTGGCGCACTACAGCAGGCGGCGTCCGGTCGACCGGGACGGCAGCCGCGGGGTGATGGGATGA
- a CDS encoding substrate-binding periplasmic protein, whose product MKVRSPLLAAVLGVLATAAVSGCGSSDEPGASAPPADCEPAHPEVKTLSKGELSVLVYVTPPYTVKDGDTYAGVEGSIVAKIAELECLELKAESVSAAAGLASIEAGRADIVVGGIYYTEERAQTLGLSAPMYRDGMALLSKDELDGTLDGLRGKTVGVIQGYLWNEDFQKALGADRVKLYQDSASLLTDVKNGRVDAAVLTSAEAGYRAAQDSALTVTAFQATPDIAASTSQNEVVMALPKDETELIGVVDDDIETLVGDGTVATVLKDNGMDPALAGPAS is encoded by the coding sequence ATGAAGGTTCGATCCCCCCTCCTCGCGGCCGTGCTCGGCGTCCTCGCGACGGCGGCCGTCAGTGGCTGCGGCTCGTCCGACGAGCCCGGAGCGTCGGCCCCGCCGGCGGACTGCGAGCCCGCCCACCCGGAGGTGAAGACCCTGTCGAAGGGCGAGCTGAGCGTGCTCGTCTACGTCACGCCGCCGTACACGGTCAAGGACGGCGACACCTACGCCGGCGTGGAGGGCTCGATCGTGGCGAAGATCGCCGAGCTGGAGTGCCTCGAGCTCAAGGCCGAGTCCGTCTCCGCGGCGGCCGGCCTGGCGAGCATCGAGGCCGGCCGGGCCGACATCGTCGTGGGTGGCATCTACTACACCGAGGAGCGGGCGCAGACCCTCGGCCTGAGCGCGCCGATGTACCGCGACGGGATGGCGCTGCTGTCGAAGGACGAGCTCGACGGCACGCTCGACGGGCTCCGGGGCAAGACCGTGGGCGTCATCCAGGGCTACCTGTGGAACGAGGACTTCCAGAAGGCGCTGGGCGCCGACCGGGTCAAGCTCTACCAGGACTCCGCGAGCCTGCTCACGGACGTCAAGAACGGCCGGGTCGACGCCGCCGTGCTCACCAGCGCCGAGGCCGGCTACCGGGCGGCGCAGGACTCCGCTCTCACGGTGACGGCCTTCCAGGCCACCCCCGACATCGCCGCCTCGACGAGCCAGAACGAGGTCGTGATGGCCCTGCCGAAGGACGAGACCGAGCTGATCGGCGTGGTCGACGACGACATCGAGACGCTCGTCGGCGACGGCACCGTCGCGACGGTCCTGAAGGACAACGGGATGGACCCGGCCCTGGCGGGCCCCGCCTCCTAG
- a CDS encoding PucR family transcriptional regulator: MSESLQELVDALAERLRRSVALDDPALHLIAASRHFGDEDAVRVQSVLGRGVDPELQEWVLSLGIAELDGPHRIDVPEHIGAKDRICAPVRCAGLLLGYLWLIDDGQVSDDDLRDAALVADKAGVILYRRELFMQRRQARSGALVRDLISADEPTRVAAEAEGIDEELLLPAAAVSVSVIRPVDEPGEDGTAPDLGQVAQQVTSMGVDPAILCLPRPHDLVVLVAHARERAPSASALRLLVGSIVERLGGRAIAGVGAWQPSLVSAHESYQQALIAVRAARFLPGLDDVVPWDSLGVYGLLAKLDPHDLALGAHLAPLTGLAASRNGEVLLATAETFLDLAGSIQRSAEALHIHRATLYQRLARIEEVTGLDLDDGGDRLTLHLGLKLARLAGGVPRSRRPGRS; this comes from the coding sequence ATGTCCGAGAGCCTGCAGGAGCTCGTGGACGCCCTCGCCGAGCGCCTCCGGCGATCGGTCGCCCTCGACGACCCGGCGCTGCACCTGATCGCGGCGAGCCGCCACTTCGGCGACGAGGACGCGGTGCGGGTGCAGTCCGTCCTCGGCCGAGGGGTCGACCCCGAGCTCCAGGAGTGGGTGCTGTCGCTGGGCATCGCCGAGCTCGACGGTCCGCACCGCATCGACGTCCCCGAACACATCGGGGCCAAGGACCGGATCTGCGCCCCGGTGCGCTGTGCGGGCCTGCTGCTGGGCTACCTCTGGCTCATCGACGACGGCCAGGTGTCCGACGACGACCTGCGCGACGCCGCGCTCGTCGCCGACAAGGCCGGCGTGATCCTGTACCGGCGCGAGCTGTTCATGCAGCGCCGTCAGGCGCGCAGCGGTGCTCTGGTGCGCGACCTGATCTCGGCCGACGAGCCGACCCGGGTCGCCGCCGAGGCCGAGGGGATCGACGAGGAGCTGCTGCTGCCCGCCGCCGCGGTGAGCGTCAGCGTCATCCGGCCGGTGGACGAGCCGGGGGAGGACGGCACCGCCCCCGATCTCGGGCAGGTCGCGCAGCAGGTGACGAGCATGGGCGTGGACCCGGCGATCCTGTGCCTGCCGCGACCGCACGATCTCGTCGTCCTCGTCGCGCACGCACGCGAGCGGGCTCCGTCCGCGTCGGCACTGCGCCTGCTCGTCGGCAGCATCGTCGAGCGGCTGGGCGGGCGCGCGATCGCGGGCGTCGGGGCCTGGCAGCCCAGCCTGGTGAGCGCACACGAGTCCTACCAGCAGGCGCTGATCGCGGTGCGCGCCGCGCGCTTCCTGCCCGGCCTGGACGACGTGGTGCCCTGGGACTCGCTGGGCGTGTACGGCCTCTTGGCCAAGCTCGACCCGCACGACCTGGCCCTCGGGGCCCATCTCGCCCCGCTCACCGGGCTGGCCGCCAGCAGGAACGGCGAGGTGCTGCTGGCCACGGCCGAGACCTTCCTGGACCTCGCCGGCAGCATCCAGCGCTCGGCCGAGGCGCTGCACATCCATCGGGCCACGCTCTACCAGCGGCTGGCCCGGATCGAGGAGGTGACCGGGCTCGACCTCGACGACGGTGGCGACCGGCTCACCCTCCACCTGGGCCTGAAGCTGGCGCGGCTCGCCGGCGGCGTCCCCCGATCCCGCCGACCCGGCAGAAGCTAG
- a CDS encoding amino acid ABC transporter ATP-binding protein has product MSAPTQPLLALDGVCVAYRNHEVVHDVSLEVAAGEVVALIGPSGAGKSSLLRAINFLEPPSRGRILLEGVEVGGSRRTLDALRREVGMVFQSFNLFPHLTALQNVMLAPVHTLGLSREEARERALRQLTHVGLAGHADVKPGKCSGGQQQRIAIARALAMEPKVMLFDEPTSALDPELGAEVLTTMRALAAEGMTMVVVTHEMHFAEDVADRVVFMADGRVVEENAAGKLMRDPQHPRTQRFLTAVRNR; this is encoded by the coding sequence ATGAGCGCGCCGACCCAGCCGCTGCTGGCGCTCGACGGCGTGTGCGTCGCCTACCGGAACCACGAGGTCGTCCACGACGTCTCGCTGGAGGTGGCGGCCGGTGAGGTCGTCGCGCTGATCGGGCCGAGCGGCGCCGGCAAGAGCAGCCTGCTGCGCGCGATCAACTTCCTGGAGCCGCCGAGCAGGGGCCGGATCCTGCTCGAGGGCGTGGAGGTGGGCGGCTCGCGCCGGACCCTCGACGCGCTGCGGCGTGAGGTCGGCATGGTCTTCCAGTCGTTCAACCTCTTCCCCCACCTGACGGCGCTGCAGAACGTCATGCTCGCGCCGGTCCACACCCTCGGGCTGTCGCGGGAGGAGGCGCGGGAGCGGGCCCTGCGGCAGCTGACGCATGTCGGTCTCGCGGGCCACGCCGACGTCAAGCCCGGCAAGTGCTCCGGCGGGCAGCAGCAGCGGATCGCGATCGCCCGGGCGCTGGCGATGGAGCCCAAGGTGATGCTCTTCGACGAGCCCACCTCGGCGCTCGACCCCGAGCTCGGGGCCGAGGTGCTGACGACCATGCGCGCGCTCGCCGCGGAGGGGATGACGATGGTCGTCGTCACCCACGAGATGCACTTCGCCGAGGACGTCGCCGACCGCGTGGTGTTCATGGCCGACGGCCGCGTCGTGGAGGAGAACGCCGCCGGCAAGCTGATGCGCGATCCCCAGCACCCGCGCACCCAGCGCTTCCTCACCGCGGTCAGGAACCGCTGA
- a CDS encoding amino acid ABC transporter permease: MDTLLSELAAGIPQTIAITLASFVMAAVLGLPLAVLRRSGAWWLRLPAVVVVEILRAVPPIVWLFLIYYSLGSGDWLRLTTFQAAVIGLGLIYAAHLSEAYRAGLNAVPAGQWEATRALALPRGQAYARVILPQALIVVVPPMATFAIALLKDSAIASVIGATDITFHAVQLTQQDLNGLGNFTVAGLLYIALGVPFAIVARSADRVLSRRLVGS; this comes from the coding sequence GTGGACACCCTCCTCAGCGAGCTCGCCGCGGGCATTCCCCAGACGATCGCGATCACGCTCGCCTCCTTCGTCATGGCCGCCGTGCTCGGCCTGCCTCTCGCGGTGCTGCGCCGGTCCGGGGCCTGGTGGCTGCGCCTGCCCGCCGTCGTGGTCGTGGAGATCCTGCGCGCCGTCCCGCCGATCGTGTGGCTCTTCCTCATCTACTACTCCCTCGGCAGCGGCGACTGGCTCCGGCTGACGACCTTCCAGGCCGCGGTGATCGGCCTGGGCCTGATCTACGCCGCGCACCTGTCGGAGGCCTATCGGGCCGGGCTGAACGCGGTCCCCGCCGGACAGTGGGAGGCGACCCGCGCGCTGGCCCTGCCACGGGGCCAGGCCTACGCCCGGGTGATCCTGCCGCAGGCCCTGATCGTGGTCGTGCCGCCGATGGCGACCTTCGCGATCGCGCTGCTCAAGGACAGCGCCATCGCGTCGGTGATCGGCGCGACCGACATCACCTTCCACGCGGTGCAGCTGACCCAGCAGGACCTGAACGGGCTCGGCAACTTCACCGTCGCGGGCCTGCTGTACATCGCGCTCGGCGTGCCCTTCGCCATCGTGGCCAGGAGTGCCGACCGGGTGCTGTCGCGCCGGCTGGTGGGGAGCTGA
- a CDS encoding aminotransferase class I/II-fold pyridoxal phosphate-dependent enzyme: MTHSWPTADGRLSGRIGLDGRELIMLSSNDYLGLAGDERVVAGARRALDTHGTGIGLNPSIALTRVHRGLADELADYLGAESVLLFNSCAAANCATLQTLADTPETAILSDEYNHASIVDGARLARGRTRVYRHDDLADLARVGAELEPGARTLVVTDGVFSMEGSVARLDELEPLVADLGADLVVDESHAVGVVGRTGRGSVEHHGGAPSTIRTGTFSKALGAGLGGFLAGPSEIVDEVRGRGRFFIFTSPMPPASAGAALAAIRVLRDDPTRLELLRANVARFRRGMGETGWELLDSPGPIVPVMLGDDERAARVARVIRDLGAFVAPFSYPVVPRGTARIRVQISAAHTADDLDAAIDIFAEAARLEPTDRS; this comes from the coding sequence ATGACGCACTCCTGGCCGACCGCCGACGGCCGCCTCTCGGGCCGGATCGGGCTGGACGGACGCGAGCTGATCATGCTCTCGTCGAACGACTACCTCGGCCTGGCCGGCGACGAGCGCGTGGTGGCCGGCGCCCGCCGCGCTCTCGACACCCACGGCACCGGCATCGGCCTGAACCCCAGCATCGCGCTCACCCGGGTGCATCGCGGGCTCGCCGACGAGCTGGCCGACTACCTCGGCGCCGAGTCGGTGCTGCTGTTCAACTCGTGCGCGGCCGCGAACTGCGCCACCCTGCAGACCCTCGCGGACACGCCGGAGACGGCGATCCTCAGCGACGAGTACAACCACGCGAGCATCGTCGACGGCGCTCGGCTGGCGCGTGGCCGGACCCGGGTGTACCGCCATGACGACCTCGCGGACCTGGCCCGGGTCGGCGCGGAGCTGGAGCCGGGCGCGCGGACGCTCGTCGTCACCGACGGCGTGTTCAGCATGGAGGGCTCCGTGGCCCGGCTCGACGAGCTGGAGCCCCTCGTCGCGGACCTCGGCGCCGACCTGGTCGTCGACGAGTCGCACGCCGTGGGCGTCGTCGGCCGCACCGGACGCGGCTCGGTCGAGCACCACGGCGGCGCGCCGTCGACGATCCGCACCGGCACCTTCTCCAAGGCGCTCGGCGCCGGACTCGGGGGCTTCCTCGCGGGACCGAGCGAGATCGTGGACGAGGTGCGCGGCCGCGGCCGCTTCTTCATCTTCACCAGTCCGATGCCGCCCGCGTCCGCGGGCGCGGCGCTCGCCGCGATCCGCGTGCTGCGCGACGACCCGACCCGCCTGGAGCTGCTGCGGGCGAACGTCGCCCGCTTCCGCCGTGGCATGGGGGAGACGGGGTGGGAGCTGCTCGACAGCCCCGGTCCGATCGTCCCGGTCATGCTCGGCGACGACGAGCGCGCCGCACGGGTGGCCCGCGTCATCAGGGACCTCGGGGCGTTCGTCGCCCCGTTCAGCTACCCAGTCGTCCCGCGCGGGACGGCCAGGATCCGCGTCCAGATCTCGGCGGCGCACACCGCCGACGACCTCGACGCGGCGATCGACATCTTCGCCGAGGCCGCTCGGCTCGAACCCACCGACAGGAGCTGA
- a CDS encoding amino acid ABC transporter permease — protein MSMLSEWRDYLPDYLDGLGVTLELTGVSLLIGLPVGLGLALAMTAPQRAARWPATMLVEIGRGAPALVVLYFVYYGLPQLSLTWSSFACAAIALAFTTAAYTADIFRAGINSIPVGHREACQALGLSRGKELRLVVLPQAIRVVIPPLVGFCILLYQGTSLAFAVSVPELLSRAYSQASITYRFTATLLLAGLVYAAISLAAVALMRARWPRRAPSIASGALPAGRPASAGTSKDTPSDRRVQ, from the coding sequence ATGTCGATGCTGAGTGAGTGGCGGGACTACCTGCCGGACTACCTCGACGGGCTCGGGGTCACCCTGGAGCTGACGGGCGTCAGCCTGCTCATCGGACTGCCGGTGGGGCTGGGCCTGGCGCTGGCGATGACGGCCCCCCAGCGGGCGGCCCGCTGGCCCGCGACCATGCTCGTCGAGATCGGGCGCGGCGCGCCGGCGCTCGTCGTCCTGTACTTCGTCTACTACGGACTGCCGCAGCTGAGCCTGACCTGGAGCAGCTTCGCGTGCGCGGCGATCGCGCTCGCGTTCACGACGGCGGCCTACACCGCCGACATCTTCCGGGCCGGGATCAACTCGATCCCCGTCGGCCATCGCGAGGCGTGTCAGGCGCTCGGGCTCAGTCGCGGCAAGGAGCTGCGCCTGGTGGTGCTGCCGCAGGCGATCCGGGTCGTCATCCCGCCGCTGGTCGGCTTCTGCATCCTGCTCTACCAGGGGACGTCGCTCGCCTTCGCCGTCTCCGTCCCGGAGCTGCTCAGCCGCGCCTACAGCCAGGCGTCGATCACCTACCGGTTCACGGCCACGCTCCTGCTGGCCGGACTGGTCTACGCCGCCATCTCGCTCGCCGCCGTCGCGCTGATGCGGGCCCGATGGCCACGACGTGCTCCGTCCATCGCCTCGGGTGCGTTGCCGGCGGGACGGCCGGCCTCGGCCGGCACCTCGAAGGACACCCCCTCAGATCGGAGAGTGCAATGA